One Nitrospirota bacterium DNA segment encodes these proteins:
- a CDS encoding MBL fold metallo-hydrolase — MSRIWDSFPRDQYLGLAPWTWVQLESAEPPGPFPFIGGVAPEVVASLHEAHSLLLSCVETAISDIFSRRAPLDDPSLRTRLEDAYAELVQSRPHLSRHIRCGRKPDGTFYWEFSLDPTKSATVTNAGLRVFQAVKRQAIPLGFERPMGPAVGKLLGFLDGTHRVEEIRTVVTSSGRDVERTLTRLMELLLQHECLVRSAQATVRTRWLEATRDRDTVHLGHAALLYRQREQFFLFDPWLIPWFAEAPVPSLWVSLLPRPSAIFLTHDHDDHVDPRTLLHMPKDVPVFVPSRRNRRKLYYDYLPLLRELGFGQIVELAHGETWAFDGGAVVSVPFFGEDPCDLEMPRNCYLITDRGHNTLVHADSGPTNSGRSAIKEGIIQDLVKRYGPIATVFASQQQLLEVRTYAAHACLSHPGRWLDVGENGYLTNSYLAELCATAQAKLFVSYATGGADWYPDHLSFMFSRRNPARTALLTANWEPPEKLKELLEPQGCGYHYSRALDLFRPRSDGRVDVLSIADHVSPLNLYRLDHGDPPFARQGG; from the coding sequence ATGAGCCGAATCTGGGACAGTTTTCCGCGCGATCAGTATCTCGGTCTCGCTCCCTGGACGTGGGTCCAGTTGGAGAGCGCCGAGCCGCCAGGCCCGTTTCCCTTTATCGGCGGCGTCGCGCCGGAGGTCGTCGCCAGCCTGCACGAGGCGCACAGCCTCCTCTTGAGCTGCGTCGAAACGGCGATCAGTGATATCTTCTCGCGCCGCGCCCCGCTCGACGATCCCTCGCTGCGGACCCGTCTCGAGGACGCCTACGCCGAATTGGTCCAGTCGCGCCCGCACCTGAGCCGGCACATCCGCTGCGGCCGCAAGCCGGACGGGACCTTCTACTGGGAGTTTTCGCTGGATCCGACCAAGTCCGCCACCGTCACCAACGCGGGACTGCGCGTCTTTCAAGCGGTCAAGCGACAGGCGATCCCGTTGGGCTTCGAGCGTCCGATGGGCCCGGCCGTGGGCAAGCTCCTCGGGTTCTTGGACGGGACGCATCGGGTGGAGGAAATCCGGACGGTGGTCACGTCATCCGGGAGGGATGTTGAGCGTACGTTGACGCGATTGATGGAGCTGCTGCTCCAACATGAGTGCTTGGTCCGGTCCGCTCAAGCGACGGTGCGAACCCGCTGGCTGGAGGCGACCCGGGATCGAGACACGGTTCATCTTGGCCACGCCGCGCTGCTCTACCGGCAGCGGGAGCAGTTCTTTCTCTTCGATCCCTGGCTCATACCCTGGTTCGCCGAGGCCCCGGTGCCGTCGCTCTGGGTCTCGCTCCTGCCCCGTCCGTCGGCCATCTTCCTGACACACGACCATGACGACCACGTGGACCCGCGGACGCTGCTTCACATGCCCAAGGACGTGCCGGTGTTCGTGCCGAGCCGGAGGAATCGGCGCAAGCTGTACTACGACTATCTTCCGCTCCTGCGAGAGTTGGGTTTTGGCCAGATCGTCGAGCTCGCGCACGGCGAGACCTGGGCGTTCGACGGCGGGGCGGTGGTGTCGGTGCCCTTCTTCGGCGAAGACCCCTGCGACTTGGAAATGCCGCGGAACTGCTACCTCATCACCGATCGCGGCCATAATACCCTGGTGCACGCGGACAGCGGGCCGACGAACTCGGGCCGGTCGGCGATCAAGGAGGGAATCATCCAGGACCTCGTCAAGCGCTATGGGCCGATCGCCACGGTCTTCGCGTCGCAGCAACAACTCTTGGAAGTGCGGACCTACGCCGCCCATGCGTGCCTCTCGCATCCCGGCCGCTGGCTGGATGTCGGCGAGAACGGGTATCTGACCAACTCCTATCTGGCCGAGTTGTGCGCGACCGCGCAGGCCAAGCTCTTCGTATCCTATGCGACCGGCGGCGCCGATTGGTACCCGGACCATCTGTCGTTCATGTTCAGCCGGCGCAATCCGGCCCGGACCGCGCTCCTCACCGCCAATTGGGAGCCGCCGGAAAAATTAAAAGAGCTTCTGGAACCACAGGGCTGCGGGTATCATTACAGCCGCGCTTTGGATCTCTTTCGACCTCGATCCGACGGCCGCGTCGACGTGCTCTCCATCGCTGATCATGTGTCCCCCCTGAATCTGTATCGGCTGGATCACGGCGATCCTCCCTTCGCGCGTCAGGGCGGATGA